From Stenotrophomonas sp. SAU14A_NAIMI4_8:
AGATCCCAGTGATCTGCGGGCTTTTTCTTTGGGCACGGACTGCCGGGACCGATAGGATGAGGGTACCCGCGGCGCGGAGCGCCACATGCAGGAAGGGGTCCCATGGACCATGCCTCGCTATCCGATCCACATCTGATTTCAACCCTCATTCCCGGCTGGAAGGGTCAATACATTCCCAGCTACGTCGCTGACGTCACTCATGGGCTGGGTCTTGAACAGGTGCGGCTGCAGGGAAGTCAGTTGCTCGTCGTTCTGCGCCTTCGCGAACTGTCTTACGACGGCATCCGGGAGAAGATCAGGATCGTGTCCGGGCACCGGGAACTGACGCCGCGCGCGTGGCCAAGGACGCGGCACTCCGCTGGCTTGCACAGCGCAGCAGCGAGGTGCGCCCCTACGGTTGCTGGCGCCCGATGCAAGATCAGCAATCATGGCCATCAGCAGCTAGGCTGTGGGAGGGCGTCCCTCTCTCCTCCTATCTGGCAGGCCCCTGGGACGGTACGGGGTACTGCGCGATCGAGGTCGCGGCCGCCATCCTGCCGACCGCACCCGCCGATCCCATCAATCCTGCGCTGATCCAACAGATCGACATGCACGAACTCGCGGACTGGTTCGCAGACGTGGGCCGCGCCGCGCAGACGACGCCGTCCGCGTGACCCTGGCTGACTGAGCCTCGACCCGCCGATTTCCGGCTCAACCCGGCTCCTGGCCCCCATCCTTGCGTTGTGGTCGCCGCGTGTTCTCGTCATGCACCTTCTGATCGTTCTGGCCAGGGCGGCGCTTGGCCACGTCGTCCTGGTGCTGGTCCTGGCGGCTTTCCTGGGTACCGGCATCCTTTTCGGCGGCTGAAGGCGTGCGGGGAGTAGTCATGGCGGGCTCCGCACCGGCACCGTGCCGGGCTTGCACGACCACCCTAGCGGCGCGGCCGTGAGTCCATGGTCGCGCTGCCGCGAGCGGCGCGTGCATACCCTGGTATGAGCGGCGGAAACCAAGGCGCAATGGGCAACCCGTCGCTACCGGCCGACGATGGCGCTGCCGATGCAGAACCCACCGCGCGCCATCCCATCCCGCCAGGAGCCCGCCATGTCCTCCCTGCCCCGCCCCGAACCTGCGCATGCCCCGCTGCCGCCGGGAACGCCCGCCCCCGACTTCCGCCTGCCCGCCACGCCCGACCAGACCGTCACCCTGGCAGAGCTGCGTGGCCGCCCGGTCATCCTTGCCTTCTATCCCGCTGACTGGAGCCCGGTCTGCGGCGACCAGATGGCCCTGTACAACCAGTTGCTGCCCGAGTTCCAGCGACAGGGCGCGCAGTTGATCGGCATCTCCGTGGATGGTGTCTGGTGCCACGCCGCGTTCGCCGAACAGCGCCACCTGCATTTTCCGCTGCTGGCTGATTTCGAACCCAAGGGCGCCGTCGCCCGGCAGTTCGGTGCCTATCGCGAACACGATGGGGTCTGCGAACGCGCGCTGTTCGTGATCGATGCGCAGGGCATCGTGCGCTGGAGCTACCTGTCGCCACTGGGCATCAATCCCGGTGCCGATGGCATTCTGGATGCCTTGTCACGCCTGCCGCGCACGGCGGCAGCGGAGGTGACCCCATGAGCCGCCTGCACGTTCCCGTCAGTGCCAGCGACCATGCCAGTGGCCCGGCCGATGCGGCGGTCACCCTGGTCGAATATGGCGACTACCAGTGCCCGTACTGCGGCCAGGCCTACCCCATCGTGAAGGCCCTGCAGCAGGCATTGGGCGATTCGTTGCGGCTGGTGTTCCGCAACTTCCCGCTCAGCGAAATGCACCCGGATGCCTTGAATGCCGCGCGCCTGGCCGAAGCCGCGGCCGACGCCGGACACTTCTGGAGCGCCCATGACCTGCTGTACGAACGCCAGGGTGCGCTGGCGCCGCACGACCTGCAGCGCTATGGCGAACTGCTGCAGTTGCCGCCGGAACGCGTGCGCGCCGCATTGGCCGGCGCCGACGATGCACGCATCGAGGCCGACTTCATGGGCGGCGTGCGCAGCGGCGTGAATGGCACGCCCTGTTTCTTCATCAACGGCGTGCGCCACGATGACAGCTGGGACTACGACACCCTGCTGCTGGCGCTGCAGCGCGCGATGTGATTCTGCAACAACTGCCCAACCGCCGCGTGCAGGCGCCTACGGCTCAGGCCTGCACGCACTCGCGTACCGCGAACGGGTGTCCGCAGGCACTGCATTCGGAATGACCGAAGGCCAGTTCCAGCAGCTGTTCGGCGCGGATATCGCCATCGCCGCGCACCTGCTGCAGCAGCCACTCCTCGGCCACGCCCACCGGTTCAC
This genomic window contains:
- a CDS encoding peroxiredoxin, which translates into the protein MSSLPRPEPAHAPLPPGTPAPDFRLPATPDQTVTLAELRGRPVILAFYPADWSPVCGDQMALYNQLLPEFQRQGAQLIGISVDGVWCHAAFAEQRHLHFPLLADFEPKGAVARQFGAYREHDGVCERALFVIDAQGIVRWSYLSPLGINPGADGILDALSRLPRTAAAEVTP
- a CDS encoding thioredoxin domain-containing protein, whose protein sequence is MSRLHVPVSASDHASGPADAAVTLVEYGDYQCPYCGQAYPIVKALQQALGDSLRLVFRNFPLSEMHPDALNAARLAEAAADAGHFWSAHDLLYERQGALAPHDLQRYGELLQLPPERVRAALAGADDARIEADFMGGVRSGVNGTPCFFINGVRHDDSWDYDTLLLALQRAM